The Callospermophilus lateralis isolate mCalLat2 chromosome 3, mCalLat2.hap1, whole genome shotgun sequence genome has a segment encoding these proteins:
- the Cyp1a2 gene encoding cytochrome P450 1A2 yields MVLSQYLPVSATELLLAAAIFCLVFWVVRASRPRVPKGLKSPPGPWGWPLIGHMLTLGKNPHLTLTKLSQKYGDVMQIRIGTTPVVVLSGLDTIRQALVKQGDDFKGRPDLYTFTLVTDGQSMVFNTDSGPVWAARKRLAQDALKSFSIASDPSSVSSCYLEEHVSKEAECLIGRFQKLMADSGHFDPYNEVVLSVARVIGAMCFGKHFPQSSEEMLNIVKNTHEFVETASSGNPVDFLPILRYLPNPALERFKNFNKRFLQFLQKTVQEHYQDFDKNSVQDIVGALFKHSEKASRANGGLIPQENIVNLVNDIFGAGFDTVTTAISWGLMYLVTKPEIQKKIHKELDTVIGRERQPRLSDRPQLPYMEAFILELFRHTSFLPFTIPHSTTRDTALNGFHIPKERCVFINQWQVNHDPELWEDPFEFQPERFLTANNRAINKTMSEKMMLFGLGKRRCIGEIPAKWEIFLFLAFLLQQLEFSVPPGVKVDLTPIYGLTMKHARCDQIQARLRFSK; encoded by the exons ATGGTGTTATCCCAATATCTTCCCGTCTCAGCCACAGAGCTGCTCCTGGCTGCTGCCATCTTCTGCCTGGTATTCTGGGTGGTAAGAGCCTCAAGGCCTCGGGTCCCCAAAGGCCTAAAAAGTCCACCAGGGCCCTGGGGCTGGCCCCTGATAGGGCACATGCTGACCCTGGGGAAGAACCCTCACCTGACACTGACAAAGCTCAGCCAGAAGTATGGGGACGTGATGCAGATCCGCATTGGGACCACGCCTGTGGTGGtgctgagtggcctggacaccatccgGCAGGCCCTAGTAAAGCAGGGTGATGACTTCAAGGGCCGGCCAGACCTCTACACCTTCACCCTTGTTACTGATGGCCAGAGCATGGTCTTCAATACAGACTCTGGACCAGTGTGGGCTGCCCGCAAACGCCTGGCCCAGGATGCCCTGAAGAGTTTCTCCATAGCCTCGGACCCCAGTTCTGTATCCTCCTGCTACTTGGAGGAGCACGTGAGCAAGGAGGCTGAGTGCCTAATTGGCAGGTTCCAGAAGCTGATGGCAGACTCTGGGCACTTTGACCCCTACAACGAGGTGGTTTTGTCAGTGGCCAGAGTCATTGGTGCCATGTGCTTTGGGAAGCACTTCCCTCAGAGCAGTGAGGAGATGCTCAATATTGTGAAGAACACCCATGAATTTGTGGAGACTGCCTCCTCTGGGAATCCTGTGGACTTTTTACCCATTCTTCGCTACCTGCCCAACCCTGCCCTGGAAAGGTTCAAGAACTTCAACAAGAGGTTCCTGCAGTTCCTGCAGAAAACAGTCCAGGAGCACTATCAggactttgacaag AACAGTGTCCAGGACATTGTAGGCGCCCTGTTCAAACACAGCGAGAAGGCCTCTAGAGCCAATGGTGGTCTCATCCCCCAGGAGAACATTGTCAACCTTGTCAACGACATCTTTGGAGCCG GATTTGACACTGTGACAACAGCCATCTCCTGGGGCCTTATGTACCTTGTGACAAAGCCTGAGATACAGAAGAAGATCCATAAGGAGTTAG ATACCGTAATTGGCAGGGAGCGGCAGCCCCGGCTCTCTGACAGACCCCAATTGCCCTACATGGAGGCCTTCATCCTGGAGCTCTTCCGACACACTTCCTTTTTACCCTTCACCATCCCTCATAG CACAACGAGGGACACAGCACTAAATGGCTTCCACATTCCCAAGGAGCGCTGTGTCTTTATAAACCAGTGGCAGGTCAACCACGACCC GGAGCTGTGGGAGGATCCCTTTGAGTTCCAGCCTGAGCGATTCCTCACTGCCAACAACAGGGCCATCAACAAGACCATGAGTGAGAAGATGATGCTCTTTGGCCTGGGCAAGCGCAGGTGCATTGGGGAGATTCCAGCCAAGTGGGAGATCTTCCTCTTCCTGGCCTTCCTACTGCAGCAGCTGGAGTTCAGTGTGCCACCAGGCGTGAAGGTGGACCTGACCCCCATCTACGGGCTAACCATGAAGCATGCCCGCTGTGATCAAATCCAGGCACGGTTACGCTTCTCCAAGTGA